Proteins encoded in a region of the Canis lupus dingo isolate Sandy chromosome 17, ASM325472v2, whole genome shotgun sequence genome:
- the LOC125752760 gene encoding filaggrin-2-like isoform X25: MTDLLRSVVTVIDVFYKYTKQDGECGTLSKDELKELLEKEFRPILKNPDDPDTVDVIMHMLDRDHDRRLDFTEFLLMVFKLAMACNKVLSKEYCKASGSKKHRRGHRHQKEESETEEEEEDTQGRKSGYRHSSWSEGEEHGYGSEGLRGSVKHRHGSNSRRLGRQGGLSSSGNQEQLEKRRHGSSSGHSWSSGKERHGSSSGELEERRNKSYVSPSRESEKEYESGSESKSGRRKGHSSLSHGLDASGHKSNSTQSRKSGGQKLGSSSRGSGDKGSQNYACGSSNSGGCGKPQNASSSCQEGRFGGQGNQSSCTQSGYQSGSSGGQDHGCISGGQSSGYCEHEPRSCSQSSSQRKYGSRACGQTQNGGRQQRTGSNQSCCCEQYGSETSQSSSYGQHGSGSCGHFSNSHQKGSGSNGFSKCGQYGSGSGQSSSFGQHESGSGQSSGCGHGSGSCQSSGFGQHGSGSGQSSGLCQHGSGSGQSSGFGQHGSGSGQSSGCGHGSGSCQSSGFGQHGSGSGQYSGLGQHVSSSAQSSGFGQHGSGSGQYSGLGQHGSGSGQSSGFGQHGSGSGQSSGFGQHGSGSGRSSGFGQHGSSSGQSSGFGQHGSGSGQSSSFGQHGSGTGQSSGFSSGFGQNCSGSEMSSSSGQSSGFGQCGSGSGQSSGFGQHGSGTHQTSSSGQHRYSSGQSSSFGFGSSTHQSPSFGTGSGHLLGSGQESTARQSSYGQHGSGSGQSSTFGNGSCSGNSSKPDQHESSSRKSSSKNQRDFSSIQSSGCDNQQTRVGGQECYETSSGKGSQQCRKSKSDSAKSQRRETAKGRQGTTHGQSEDTSGYAQSGHGQTSRTESSITSRSSVGESSDNQGHSGVPQVHTGSPQDHSGSQHRESESTVKGRQGTTHRQSGDLIGHAQSGHGQATRTQTSRTGRRESSGSESSDTERHSGVPQAHTGFPQGHSGSQHGESGSSVQGRHGSTHGHSGDTSGHAHADHEQATRTQSSRIDRRESSGSEYSDTENHSHVPQTHTGSPHTHAGSQHPESGSSLQRRQGTTHGQSRDTTAHAQSGHGQASRTQSSRSRRSESTVSESSDYQGHSGAPQAHTGSSHGQVGSQHPELGSTVKGRQGTPHGQSGDTSRYAHSGHGQATRTQSSRTGRRESGGSESSDTERHSGVPQAHTGSPQSHSGSQHGESGSSVQGRQGTTQRQSGDAGGHVHSGQGQATRTQSSRSGRRESSGSESSDTENHLGVPETHTGSPHGQAESQHGESGSSVQRRQGTTHGQSGDTTTNAQSGHGKASRSQPTRTSGGSSVSESSDSQGHSGVRQSHSGSPHGQAGSQHPELGSTVKGRQGTPHGQSGDTSRHAHSGHGQATKTQSSRFGRRESSVTESSDTENDSGVSQTHTGSPHTHAGSQHPESGSSLQRRQGTTHGQSRDTTAHAQSGHGQASRTQSSRSRRSESTVSESSDYQGHSGAPQAHTGSSHGQVGSQHPELGSTVKGRQGTPHGQSGDTSRYAHSGHGQASRTQSSRTGRRESGGSESSDTERHSGIPHTHTESPRTHAGSQHPESGSSLQGRKETAHRQSGDTTRHAHSGHGQATRTQSSRTGRRETSGSESSDTERHSGVPQAHSGSPRGQAGSQHGESGSSAQGRQGTTHGQSGDTTTHTESGHGQATRTQSSRTRRRGSTVSESNDTQGHLKVPNAHAGSPQGHSESQHGELGSTVKGRQGTTHRLSGDTSGHAQSGHGQATRTQSSRTRRRGYSGSESSDTQGHSGVPQVHSGSPHGQAGSQHGESDSTTKERQEYTHKHSEDTSGHAESVHGQATRTQSSRARRRGSTLSESSDTQGYSGAPQIHSGSLHGQVGSEHPESESTIKRRQVTTNRQSEDTTGNPYSGHGQATRTESSRSKRKGFSGTESSDTERHSGVPLTHTGSPHGHTGSLHGELGSTIRRRQGSTHGHSRGNSGHSGSSHTQSHDTHRLSKDNISKQSHSIHHQSRVSHSQSQHSGKQRHGSDQGWKHGSYGSAEYDYGQSGYGPSGGSRTSSRNSSPLRSLDRAENNQVSTHGQSFSRPDHTGSKAIEIIGRQRSSHGQSIDSHNKSGSSVNRRQGSFHGHSIVSHESSIDTHVQFGREGSTTRRQSSNHSVSSHGQFISARSHPESNSTLRQDFHSDNKEHSEDWGKQIHEPSGSRHGQSEFNIISIHRSNQQHLADTTSHEQVRYNTCLVRQGSSNRKSGDIQGQSGFSTNESRVDSHDQSSDSYGKSSNSRSQGIIFSHSHDSQDPAGIEEYGPTMWSGDRQKQGPESSLFRSTRIYSQNVDDKQTRNTEARGCHKRERTDSGSCYLDSNTPLYEYVQEQRCYYIE, encoded by the exons ATGACCGATCTCTTGAGAAGTGTTGTCACAGTCATTGATGTTTTCTACAAATATACCAAGCAAGATGGAGAGTGTGGCACACTGAGCAAGGATGAGCTAAAGGAACTTCTGGAAAAAGAGTTTCGTCCAATTCTGAAG AACCCAGATGATCCAGACACAGTGGATGTTATCATGCACATGCTAGATCGAGATCATGACCGAAGACTGGACTTTACTGAGTTTCTTCTGATGGTATTCAAGCTGGCTATGGCCTGCAACAAGGTTCTCAGCAAGGAATACTGCAAAGCTTCAGGGTCAAAGAAGCATAGGCGTGGTCATCGACaccaaaaggaagaaagtgaaacagaagaggaagaagaagatacACAGGGACGGAAATCAGGTTACAGACATTCAAGTTGGAGTGAGGGAGAGGAGCATGGATATGGTTCTGAGGGCTTAAGGGGAAGTGTGAAACATAGACATGGATCAAACTCCAGGAGGCTGGGAAGGCAAGGTGGTTTATCTAGCTCTGGAAACCAAGAGCAACTTGAGAAAAGACGCCATGGGTCTAGCTCTGGTCATTCATGGAGTAGTGGCAAAGAAAGACATGGCTCCAGCTCTGGAGAActggaggaaagaagaaacaagtcATATGTTAGCCCCTCTAGGGAATCTGAGAAGGAATATGAATCTGGATCTGAATCAAAGAGTGGGAGAAGGAAAGGTCATAGCAGTCTATCACATGGATTGGATGCTAGTGGGCACAAATCAAACTCTACTCAGTCAAGAAAGAGTGGAGGACAAAAGCTTGGATCTAGCTCTAGAGGTTCAGGAGACAAGGGAAGCCAAAACTATGCATGTGGTTCCAGCAATTCAGGTGGGTGTGGAAAGCCACAAAATGCTTCTAGTTCTTGTCAGGAAGGTAGATTTGGAGGGCAAGGAAATCAATCTAGCTGTACCCAATCAGGTTATCAATCAGGAAGTAGTGGAGGACAAGATCATGGATGTATTTCAGGAGGTCAGTCCTCTGGATATTGTGAACATGAGCCTAGATCCTGTAGCCAGTCTTCTAGTCAGAGAAAATATGGATCTAGAGCATGTGGTCAAACACAGAATGGTGGAAGACAACAGAGAACAGGTTCAAATCAGTCCTGTTGCTGTGAACAATATGGGTCTGAAACAAGTCAGTCTTCTAGTTATGGTCAACATGGATCTGGTTCTTGTGGACACTTTTCAAACTCTCATCAAAAAGGGTCTGGTTCAAATGGATTTTCTAAATGTGGACAATATGGGTCTGGCTCTGGGCAGTCCTCTAGCTTTGGACAACATGAGTCAGGCTCAGGTCAATCCTCTGGCTGTGGACATGGCTCTGGCTCATGTCAGTCCTCTGGCTTTGGCCAGCATGGGTCTGGCTCAGGTCAATCCTCTGGTTTATGTCAACATGGGTCTGGCTCAGGACAGTCCTCTGGCTTTGGACAACATGGGTCTGGCTCAGGTCAATCCTCTGGCTGTGGACATGGCTCTGGCTCATGTCAGTCCTCTGGCTTTGGCCAGCATGGGTCTGGCTCAGGTCAATACTCTGGTTTAGGTCAGCATGTATCTAGCTCAGCACAGTCCTCTGGCTTTGGACAACATGGGTCTGGTTCAGGTCAGTACTCTGGTTTAGGTCAGCATGGGTCTGGCTCAGGGCAGTCCTCTGGCTTTGGACAACATGGGTCTGGCTCAGGTCAGTCCTCTGGTTTTGGCCAGCATGGGTCTGGCTCAGGACGGTCCTCTGGCTTTGGACAACATGGGTCTAGCTCAGGTCAGTCCTCTGGCTTTGGACAACATGGGTCTGGCTCAGGTCAGTCTTCCAGTTTTGGTCAGCATGGGTCAGGCACTGGACAGTCCTCTGGTTTTTCCTCTGGTTTTGGACAAAATTGCTCTGGCTCAGAAATGTCTTCCAGTTCAGGACAGTCCTCTGGCTTTGGACAATGTGGGTCTGGCTCAGGACAGTCCTCTGGTTTTGGACAACATGGGTCTGGTACCCATCAAACTTCTAGCTCAGGACAACATAGATATAGCTCAGGTCAATCCTCCAGCTTTGGATTTGGATCTAGCACACATCAGTCCCCTAGTTTTGGGACTGGCTCAGGTCATTTGTTGGGCTCTGGACAAGAATCTACAGCACGTCAGTCTAGCTATGGTCAACATGGTTCCGGTTCAGGGCAATCCTCAACTTTTGGCAATGGATCTTGCTCAGGCAACTCCTCTAAACCAGATCAACATGAATCTAGCTCAAGAAAGTCATCTAGTAAAAATCAACGTGATTTTAGCTCAATTCAATCCTCTGGCTGTGACAATCAACAAACTAGGGTAGGTGGACAGGAATGCTATGAGACTAGTTCAGGAAAAGGGAGTCAACAATGTAGAAAGTCAAAATCAGATTCAGCTAAaagtcagagaagagaaacagctaAAGGAAGACAGGGAACAACTCATGGACAGTCAGAAGACACCAGTGGATATGCTCAGTCTGGTCATGGACAAACCTCCAGGACAGAATCCAGTATAACTAGTAGGAGTAGTGTTGGAGAGTCAAGTGACAATCAAGGGCACTCAGGAGTCCCACAGGTACACACAGGATCCCCTCAAGATCATTCCGGATCTCAACATAGAGAGTCAGAATCAACGGTTAAAGGGAGACAGGGAACTACCCATAGACAGTCAGGAGATCTAATTGGACATGCCCAGTCAGGTCATGGACAAGCCACCAGGACACAAACCAGTAGGACTGGTAGAAGGGAATCTAGTGGCAGTGAGTCCAGTGACACTGAAAGGCACTCAGGAGtcccacaggcacacacaggaTTCCCTCAAGGTCATTCTGGATCTCAACATGGAGAGTCAGGATCCTCAGTACAAGGGAGACATGGAAGTACTCATGGACACTCAGGAGATACCAGTGGACATGCCCATGCTGACCATGAACAAGCCACCAGGACACAATCCAGTAGGATTGATAGAAGGGAATCCAGTGGCAGTGAGTACAGTGACACTGAAAACCACTCACATgtcccacagacacacacaggatCCCCACATACTCACGCTGGTTCTCAACATCCAGAGTCAGGATCCTCACTACAAAGGAGACAAGGAACAACTCATGGACAATCAAGAGACACCACTGCACATGCCCAGTCTGGTCATGGACAAGCCAGCAGGACACAATCCAGTAGGAGTAGAAGAAGTGAGTCTACTGTCAGTGAGTCCAGTGACTATCAGGGGCACTCAGGAGccccacaggcacacacaggtTCCTCTCACGGTCAGGTTGGATCTCAACATCCAGAACTGGGTTCCACAGTTAAAGGGAGACAGGGAACTCCTCATGGACAGTCTGGAGACACCAGTAGATATGCCCACTCTGGCCATGGACAAGCCACCAGGACACAATCCAGTAGGACTGGTAGAAGGGAATCTGGTGGCAGTGAGTCCAGTGACACTGAAaggcactcag GAGtcccacaggcacacacaggaTCCCCTCAAAGTCATTCTGGATCTCAACATGGAGAGTCGGGATCCTCAGTACAAGGGAGACAGGGAACTACCCAGAGGCAGTCAGGAGATGCAGGTGGACATGTCCACTCTGGCCAAGGACAAGCCACCAGGACACAATCCAGCAGATCTGGTAGAAGGGAATCTAGTGGCAGTGAGTCCAGTGACACTGAAAatcacctaggtgtcccagagacacacacaggatcTCCTCATGGCCAGGCTGAATCTCAACATGGCGAATCGGGATCCTCAGTACAAAGGAGACAGGGAACTACTCATGGACAATCAGGAGACACCACTACAAATGCCCAGTCTGGTCATGGAAAAGCCAGCAGGTCACAGCCCACTAGGACTAGTGGAGGATCTAGTGTCAGTGAGTCCAGTGACTCTCAGGGGCACTCAGGAGTCCGACAGTCACACTCAGGTTCCCCCCATGGCCAGGCTGGATCTCAACATCCAGAACTGGGTTCCACAGTTAAAGGGAGACAGGGAACTCCTCATGGACAGTCCGGAGACACCAGTAGACATGCCCACTCTGGCCATGGACAAGCCACAAAGACACAATCCAGCAGGTTTGGTAGAAGGGAATCTAGTGTCACTGAGTCCAGTGACACTGAAAACGACTCAGGtgtctcacagacacacacaggatCCCCGCATACTCACGCTGGTTCTCAACATCCAGAGTCAGGATCCTCACTACAAAGGAGACAAGGAACAACTCATGGACAATCAAGAGACACCACTGCACATGCCCAGTCTGGTCATGGACAAGCCAGCAGGACACAATCCAGTAGGAGTAGAAGAAGTGAGTCTACTGTCAGTGAGTCCAGTGACTATCAGGGGCACTCAGGAGccccacaggcacacacaggtTCCTCTCATGGTCAGGTTGGATCTCAACATCCAGAACTGGGTTCCACAGTTAAAGGGAGACAGGGAACTCCTCATGGACAGTCTGGAGACACCAGTAGATATGCCCACTCTGGCCATGGACAAGCCAGCAGGACACAATCCAGTAGGACTGGTAGAAGGGAATCTGGTGGCAGTGAGTCCAGTGACACTGAAAGGCACTCAGgaatcccacacacacacacagaatcccCACGTACTCACGCTGGATCTCAACATCCAGAGTCAGGATCCTCACTACAAGGGAGAAAGGAAACTGCTCATAGACAGTCAGGAGACACTACTAGACATGCGCACTCTGGCCATGGACAAGCCACCAGGACACAATCCAGTAGGACTGGTAGAAGGGAAACTAGTGGCAGTGAGTCCAGTGACACTGAAaggcactcag gtgtcccacaggCACACTCAGGATCCCCTCGTGGTCAGGCTGGATCTCAACATGGAGAGTCAGGGTCCTCAGCACAAGGAAGACAGGGAACTACTCATGGACAGTCAGGAGACACCACTACACATACCGAGTCTGGTCATGGACAAGCCACCAGAACACAATCCAGTAGGACTAGAAGAAGAGGATCTACTGTCAGTGAATCCAATGACACTCAGGGGCACTTAAAAGTCCCAAATGCACATGCAGGATCCCCTCAAGGTCATTCTGAATCTCAACATGGAGAGTTGGGATCAACAGTTAAAGGAAGACAGGGAACAACTCATAGACTTTCAGGAGACACCAGTGGGCATGCCCAGTCTGGCCATGGACAAGCCACCAGAACACAATCCAGTAGGACTAGAAGAAGGGGATATAGTGGCAGTGAGTCCAGTGACACTCAGGGGCATTCAGGAGTCCCACAGGTACACTCAGGATCTCCCCATGGGCAGGCTGGATCTCAACATGGAGAGTCAGATTCCACCACCAAAGAGAGACAGGAATATACTCATAAACATTCAGAGGACACCAGTGGACATGCCGAATCTGTTCATGGACAAGCTACTAGGACACAATCCAGTAGGGCTAGAAGAAGGGGATCTACTCTCAGTGAGTCCAGTGACACTCAGGGGTACTCAGGAGCCCCACAGATACACTCAGGTTCCCTCCATGGCCAGGTTGGATCTGAACATCCAGAGTCAGAATCCACAATTAAAAGGAGACAGGTCACTACTAATAGACAGTCAGAGGACACCACTGGTAATCCTTATTCTGGTCATGGACAAGCCACCAGGACAGAATCCAGTAGGAGTAAAAGAAAGGGATTTAGTGGCACTGAGTCTAGTGACACTGAAAGACATTCAGGAGTCCCACTGACCCATACAGGATCCCCTCATGGTCATACTGGATCTTTACATGGAGAGTTAGGATCCACAATTAGAAGGAGACAGGGAAGTACTCATGGACATTCAAGAGGCAACAGTGGACATTCTGGGTCCAGTCATACACAGTCACATGATACTCATAGGCTGTCTAAGGATAACATAAGTAAACAGTCACATAGCATTCATCACCAATCTAGAGTGAGTCATTCTCAATCACAACATAGTGGAAAACAAAGACATGGATCAGATCAAGGATGGAAACATGGCAGTTATGGAAGTGCAGAATATGACTATGGGCAGTCTGGGTATGGACCTTCTGGGGGCAGCAGAACAAGCAGCCGAAATTCTAGCCCTTTAAGGTCATTGGATAGAGCTGAAAACAATCAAGTGTCTACACATGGACAATCATTTTCTAGGCCTGACCATACAGGATCAAAAGCAATTGAAATAATCGGAAGACAAAGGTCAAGTCATGGACAGTCAATTGATTCCCACAATAAGTCTGGATCCAGTGTAAATAGAAGGCAGGGATCTTTTCATGGGCATTCAATAGTAAGTCATGAATCATCAATTGACACCCATGTTCAATTTGGAAGGGAGGGATCTACTACTCGTAGGCAGTCAAGCAACCATTCTGTATCCAGCCATGGACAATTCATATCAGCTCGCAGCCATCCAGAGTCTAATTCAACCTTAAGGCAGGATTTTCATAGTGATAATAAAGAGCATTCAGAAGATTGGGGGAAACAGATTCATGAACCATCAGGATCTAGGCATGGACAGTCTGAATTCAATATTATTAGTATCCATAGATCCAACCAGCAGCATTTGGCAGATACAACTTCTCATGAGCAGGTAAGATACAACACATGTTTAGTAAGACAGGGATCAAGTAATAGAAAATCAGGGGACATCCAGGGTCAATCTGGATTCAGCACTAATGAAAGCCGAGTAGATAGCCATGACCAATCAAGTGACAGCTATGGGAAGTCAAGTAATAGCAGAAGTCAAGGAATCATTTTCAGTCACTCTCATGATAGCCAAGACCCTGCAGGAATTGAAGAATATGGTCCAACCATGTGGAGTGGGGACAGGCAAAAGCAAGGTCCCGAATCAAGTTTATTTAGAAGCACCAGAATATATAGTCAAAATGTGGATGATAAGCAGACAAGAAACACTGAGGCCAGAGGTTGCCATAAAAGGGAGAGAACAGACTCAGGTTCCTGTTATTTAGATAGCAACACTCCACTCTATGAATATGTCCAAGAACAAAGGTGTTATTACATTGAATAA